The Streptomyces kanamyceticus genome window below encodes:
- a CDS encoding DUF3043 domain-containing protein, whose product MRPHPVPLDFVFRSRSKEEKAPAAPVTDSNQPRDPQAPKGRPTPKRSMAQSQRRSVTNTPTTRKEAAKRQRDERRTQMAKQREALASGDERYLPARDKGPVRKFARDFVDSRFNIAEYFLPLAVIILVLSMVRIPQLQNIALLLWLFVIVLIIGDSISTAFRLKKRLAERFPSESKKGAVFYALMRTLQMRRLRLPKPQVKRGERP is encoded by the coding sequence ATGCGTCCGCACCCCGTACCCTTGGATTTTGTGTTCCGTAGCCGATCCAAGGAAGAGAAGGCCCCGGCCGCGCCGGTGACCGACTCCAACCAGCCCCGTGACCCGCAGGCCCCGAAGGGCCGCCCCACCCCCAAGCGCTCGATGGCGCAGTCGCAGCGCCGCAGCGTGACGAATACGCCGACGACGCGCAAGGAGGCGGCGAAGCGGCAGCGCGACGAGCGCCGCACCCAGATGGCCAAGCAGCGCGAGGCGCTGGCCAGCGGTGACGAGCGGTATCTGCCCGCTCGTGACAAGGGTCCCGTGCGCAAGTTCGCGCGCGACTTCGTGGACTCCCGCTTCAACATCGCCGAGTACTTCCTGCCGCTCGCGGTGATCATCCTCGTCCTGAGCATGGTCCGCATTCCGCAGCTGCAGAACATCGCGCTGTTGCTCTGGCTCTTCGTGATCGTGCTGATCATCGGTGACTCGATCTCCACCGCGTTCCGCCTGAAGAAGCGCCTGGCCGAGCGCTTCCCGAGCGAGAGCAAGAAGGGCGCCGTCTTCTACGCCCTGATGCGCACGCTCCAGATGCGTCGGCTCCGTCTGCCGAAGCCGCAGGTCAAGCGCGGAGAGCGGCCCTGA
- the pspAA gene encoding PspA-associated protein PspAA, translating to MIVRIMGEGQVKLADGHFAELNKLDDELLEEMESGDEPGFRRTLHALLDKVRELGTPLPDDALEPSELILPAPDATLDEVRDMLSDDGLIPG from the coding sequence ATGATCGTACGGATCATGGGGGAGGGGCAGGTGAAGCTGGCCGACGGCCACTTCGCCGAGCTGAACAAGCTGGACGACGAGCTGCTCGAGGAGATGGAGAGCGGCGACGAGCCCGGCTTCCGCCGCACTCTGCACGCGCTCCTGGACAAGGTCCGGGAGCTGGGCACCCCCCTCCCGGACGACGCCCTGGAACCCTCGGAACTGATCCTCCCCGCCCCGGACGCGACTCTGGACGAGGTCCGAGACATGCTGAGCGACGACGGCTTGATCCCGGGCTGA
- a CDS encoding bifunctional adenosylcobinamide kinase/adenosylcobinamide-phosphate guanylyltransferase, which produces MELTLLGTGAPEGLPLAACPCAACSTALGGAARAATALLVDGVLLLDLTPGAAFAAARAGHSLGGVRQVLLSHPHDGPAVDVPAGLPQPGRVADGRELALLTGHRVRAVALDAPGTGYEVTGPDGERLLYLPPGGAPAGIGEGNGSAERLPYEMVVADVVARPDGLARLRAAGAIGPTTDVVAVHIGHEAPQGRELTRRLAAAGARAVPDGTTLVVGAYEDVPDVPRRTLVIGGARSGKSVEAERRLESFPEVLYVATGGTRNGDTEWDRRVSLHRERRPGSWRTTETCDLVPLFADDGPALLVDCLSLWLTHVMDEVRAWDDAEWAGGGERELRARVAELAAAVRATRRTVVAVSNEVGSGIVPATASGRRYRDELGRLNAAFAAECEHVLLVVAGQALPLRG; this is translated from the coding sequence GTGGAACTGACTCTGCTCGGCACCGGTGCCCCCGAAGGACTGCCCCTGGCCGCCTGCCCCTGCGCGGCCTGCTCGACCGCTCTGGGCGGGGCGGCGCGCGCCGCGACGGCGCTGCTCGTGGACGGCGTCCTGCTGCTCGACCTCACGCCGGGCGCCGCCTTCGCGGCCGCCCGCGCGGGGCACTCGCTCGGCGGTGTGCGCCAGGTCCTGCTCTCCCACCCGCACGACGGACCCGCCGTCGACGTCCCCGCGGGCCTTCCGCAGCCCGGCCGGGTCGCCGACGGACGGGAGCTCGCGCTGCTCACCGGGCACCGGGTGCGCGCGGTGGCGCTGGACGCGCCTGGCACCGGGTACGAGGTGACGGGTCCTGACGGCGAGCGGCTCCTGTACCTGCCGCCGGGCGGGGCCCCCGCCGGGATCGGCGAGGGGAACGGGTCCGCCGAGCGGCTTCCGTACGAGATGGTCGTCGCCGATGTCGTCGCGCGGCCCGACGGCCTGGCCAGGCTGCGCGCCGCCGGGGCCATCGGGCCCACCACCGATGTCGTCGCGGTCCACATCGGCCACGAGGCGCCGCAGGGCCGGGAGCTGACGCGCCGTCTCGCGGCCGCGGGCGCGCGGGCCGTGCCGGACGGCACGACGCTGGTGGTCGGCGCGTACGAGGACGTGCCCGACGTGCCGCGCCGCACCCTGGTCATCGGCGGTGCCCGCTCGGGCAAGTCCGTGGAGGCCGAGCGGCGCCTGGAGTCCTTCCCCGAGGTGCTGTACGTGGCGACCGGCGGGACCAGGAACGGCGACACGGAGTGGGACCGGCGGGTGAGCCTGCACCGCGAGCGGCGGCCGGGATCCTGGCGTACGACGGAGACCTGCGACCTGGTGCCGCTGTTCGCCGACGACGGGCCCGCGCTGCTCGTCGACTGTCTCTCCCTGTGGCTGACGCACGTCATGGACGAGGTGCGGGCGTGGGACGACGCCGAGTGGGCGGGCGGCGGCGAGCGCGAGCTGCGGGCGCGGGTGGCCGAACTCGCGGCCGCGGTCCGCGCGACGCGCCGCACCGTCGTCGCCGTCTCGAACGAGGTGGGCTCGGGCATCGTCCCCGCCACCGCGTCGGGCCGCCGCTACCGCGACGAACTGGGCCGTCTCAACGCGGCGTTCGCGGCGGAGTGCGAGCACGTGCTCCTCGTGGTGGCGGGCCAGGCGCTGCCGCTGCGCGGCTGA
- a CDS encoding phosphatidylglycerol lysyltransferase domain-containing protein, whose amino-acid sequence MGDEQNIGRRELRRSTTRRRAAGFAVWYLRAVTFINFLSAVWVSLGQDLRQHNTENYFTPYLLTAGFASGLFTLFLAITMRRRKRAAWILNLVLSGLFLLLFAFAMIFPEIRAYAQNWISLVLTAAFVASLIVGRKEFYAKGDRSNPKLASAVAVGGLLVTSLIATLIVTLTNTAHDDYRSTFLDRWRYGVMRLVSLAADDKRFEGITTPGWVNVAINVLSALLLCAVLYAAFRSRRAVDPLTEADEEKLRALLDQHGERDSLGYFSLRREKSVVWSPTGKAAVAYRVVGGVSLASGDPIGDPEAWPGAIEPWLAEAREHGWLPAVMGASEEAGTIYARHGLDALELGDEAIVEIADFTLEGRAMRTVRQAYNRVKRAGYTVRIRRHEDIPADEMTHLLERADDWRDGATERGFSMALGRLGDPADGQCVMLECTDGDGELRAVLSFVPWGPHGLSLDLMRRDRDSENGLMEFMVIELLQRAPEIKITQVSLNFAMFRSVFERGSRLGAGPVLRMWRSLLSFFSRWWQIESLYRANAKYRPIWEPRFLLFEKSGDLLRIGIASARAEGFLEAPGLPKWLHRKHLESRR is encoded by the coding sequence ATGGGAGATGAGCAGAACATCGGGCGCCGGGAACTACGCCGCAGCACCACGCGACGCAGAGCCGCGGGCTTCGCCGTCTGGTATCTCCGCGCCGTCACCTTCATCAATTTCCTGAGCGCGGTCTGGGTCTCCCTCGGCCAGGACCTGCGGCAGCACAACACGGAGAACTACTTCACTCCGTACCTGCTGACCGCGGGCTTCGCCTCCGGTCTCTTCACGCTGTTCCTGGCGATCACCATGCGGCGCCGCAAGCGCGCCGCATGGATCCTCAACCTCGTGCTCAGCGGGCTCTTCCTGCTGCTCTTCGCCTTCGCGATGATCTTCCCGGAGATCCGCGCGTACGCGCAGAACTGGATCTCACTCGTCCTGACCGCCGCGTTCGTCGCGTCGCTGATCGTCGGGCGCAAGGAGTTCTACGCGAAGGGCGACCGCTCCAACCCGAAGCTGGCCTCGGCCGTCGCGGTCGGCGGGCTCCTGGTGACCTCGCTGATCGCCACGCTGATCGTCACGCTCACCAACACCGCCCACGACGACTACCGCTCGACCTTCCTGGACCGCTGGCGCTACGGCGTCATGCGCCTGGTCTCGCTGGCCGCCGACGACAAGCGCTTCGAGGGCATCACCACCCCCGGCTGGGTCAACGTCGCCATCAACGTGCTCAGCGCGCTGCTGCTCTGCGCCGTCCTGTACGCGGCGTTCCGCTCCCGCAGGGCCGTCGACCCGCTCACCGAGGCGGACGAGGAGAAGCTGCGCGCGCTGCTCGACCAGCACGGCGAGCGCGACTCCCTCGGCTACTTCTCGCTGCGCCGCGAGAAGAGCGTCGTGTGGTCGCCGACCGGCAAGGCGGCGGTCGCCTACCGCGTGGTGGGCGGGGTCTCGCTGGCATCCGGCGACCCCATCGGCGACCCGGAGGCCTGGCCCGGCGCCATCGAGCCGTGGCTCGCCGAGGCCCGTGAGCACGGCTGGCTCCCCGCCGTGATGGGCGCGAGCGAGGAGGCGGGCACGATCTACGCCCGGCACGGCCTGGACGCCCTGGAGCTGGGCGACGAGGCGATCGTGGAGATCGCCGACTTCACGCTGGAGGGACGGGCCATGCGCACCGTCCGCCAGGCCTACAACCGCGTGAAGCGCGCCGGGTACACCGTCCGCATCCGCCGCCACGAGGACATCCCCGCCGACGAGATGACCCACCTCCTGGAGCGTGCCGACGACTGGCGCGACGGCGCCACCGAGCGCGGCTTCTCGATGGCGCTCGGGCGGCTCGGCGACCCGGCGGACGGGCAGTGCGTGATGCTCGAATGCACCGACGGCGACGGCGAACTGCGAGCGGTGCTCTCCTTCGTGCCGTGGGGCCCGCACGGGCTCTCCCTGGACCTGATGCGGCGCGACCGCGACTCCGAGAACGGCCTGATGGAGTTCATGGTGATCGAACTCCTCCAGCGCGCCCCCGAGATCAAGATCACTCAGGTCTCACTCAACTTCGCCATGTTCAGGTCGGTCTTCGAACGTGGTTCGCGACTCGGCGCGGGCCCGGTCCTGCGCATGTGGCGCTCGCTGCTCAGCTTCTTCTCCCGCTGGTGGCAGATCGAGTCGCTCTACCGCGCCAACGCGAAGTACCGGCCGATCTGGGAACCCCGGTTCCTCCTCTTCGAGAAGAGCGGCGACCTGCTGCGCATCGGCATCGCGTCCGCACGCGCCGAGGGCTTCCTCGAAGCCCCCGGACTGCCGAAGTGGCTGCACCGCAAGCACCTGGAGTCAAGACGATGA
- a CDS encoding S1C family serine protease: MTRPHTRALSAPLVAALAAVALVGGCASSGSGDSGGSTTQAAPAAANDLQDDYQKVIKDVLPSVVQIDAGDSLGSGVVYDDKGHIVTNAHVVGEEKSFKVTTATGEQALTAELVSAYPEQDLAVIKLKDVPSGLKAATFGDSTKAGVGQIVLAMGSPLGLSSSVTQGIVSATGRTVSEGRRGGGTGATIGNMVQTSAAINPGNSGGALVDLDGQVIGIPTLAATDPDMGDSAAPGIGFAIPSSMVKTVAGQIIKDGKVTDSGRAALGITGRTVLGDDYRPAGVAVVEVKKDGAADGAGLRAGDIVTKLGDDGITTIESLSEVLAGDRPGQRTNVTYVRDGDEESAEITLGEM; the protein is encoded by the coding sequence ATGACAAGGCCCCATACCCGCGCCCTCTCCGCGCCCCTCGTCGCCGCCCTCGCCGCCGTCGCCCTCGTCGGCGGCTGTGCCTCCTCCGGATCCGGTGACTCCGGCGGCTCCACCACGCAGGCCGCCCCCGCCGCCGCCAACGACCTCCAGGACGACTACCAGAAGGTGATCAAGGACGTCCTGCCGTCGGTCGTCCAGATCGACGCCGGGGACAGCCTCGGCTCCGGGGTCGTCTACGACGACAAGGGGCACATCGTCACCAACGCCCATGTCGTGGGCGAGGAGAAGTCCTTCAAGGTGACCACGGCCACCGGCGAGCAGGCGCTGACCGCCGAGCTCGTCTCCGCCTATCCCGAGCAGGACCTCGCCGTCATCAAGCTCAAGGACGTGCCGAGCGGTCTGAAGGCCGCGACGTTCGGCGACTCCACCAAGGCCGGGGTCGGGCAGATCGTGCTCGCCATGGGCTCCCCGCTCGGCCTGTCCTCCAGCGTCACCCAGGGCATCGTCTCGGCCACCGGGCGCACCGTGAGCGAGGGCCGCAGGGGCGGCGGCACCGGCGCCACCATCGGCAACATGGTGCAGACCTCGGCGGCGATCAACCCGGGCAACAGCGGCGGCGCCCTGGTGGATCTCGACGGGCAGGTCATCGGGATCCCGACGCTCGCCGCGACCGACCCGGACATGGGCGACAGCGCCGCGCCCGGCATCGGCTTCGCCATCCCGTCCTCGATGGTGAAGACCGTCGCGGGTCAGATCATCAAGGACGGCAAGGTCACCGACTCGGGCCGGGCCGCGCTCGGCATCACGGGCCGCACCGTCCTCGGGGACGACTACCGGCCCGCGGGCGTGGCCGTCGTCGAGGTCAAGAAGGACGGCGCCGCCGACGGCGCGGGGCTGCGGGCCGGTGACATCGTCACCAAGCTCGGCGACGACGGGATCACCACCATCGAGTCGCTCTCCGAGGTGCTCGCCGGTGACCGGCCGGGCCAGCGGACGAACGTGACGTACGTACGCGACGGCGACGAGGAGTCGGCCGAGATCACCCTCGGCGAGATGTAG
- a CDS encoding PspA/IM30 family protein, with translation MSGVMKRMGMIFRAKANKALDRAEDPRETLDYSYQKQLELLQKVRRGVADVATSRKRLELQLAQLNKQSSTLEDQGRKALALGREDLAREALSRRAALQQQVTDLETQHQTLQGEEEKLTLAAQRLQAKVDAFRTKKETIKATYTAAQAQTRIGEAFSGISEEMGDVGMAIQRAEDKTAQLQARAGAIDELLASGALDDSSGLAKDDIQSELDRLSGGTDVELELQRMKAELAGGSTAKQAIEPGQGTPQAQQPQDTPRFDKQ, from the coding sequence ATGAGCGGTGTCATGAAGCGTATGGGGATGATCTTCCGCGCGAAGGCGAACAAGGCCCTTGACCGGGCCGAGGACCCGCGCGAGACCCTCGATTACTCGTATCAGAAGCAGCTTGAGCTGCTGCAGAAGGTGCGCAGGGGTGTCGCCGACGTGGCGACGTCCCGCAAGCGCCTCGAGCTGCAGCTCGCCCAGCTGAACAAGCAGTCCTCCACCCTGGAGGACCAGGGCCGCAAGGCGCTCGCCCTCGGCCGCGAGGATCTGGCCCGCGAGGCCCTCTCCCGCCGTGCCGCGCTCCAGCAGCAGGTGACGGACCTGGAGACGCAGCACCAGACGCTGCAGGGCGAGGAGGAGAAGCTCACCCTCGCGGCCCAGCGGCTGCAGGCCAAGGTCGACGCCTTCCGTACGAAGAAGGAGACGATCAAGGCCACCTACACCGCGGCGCAGGCGCAGACCCGCATCGGTGAGGCCTTCTCCGGCATCTCCGAGGAGATGGGCGACGTCGGCATGGCGATCCAGCGCGCCGAGGACAAGACCGCGCAGCTCCAGGCGCGGGCCGGTGCGATCGACGAACTGCTCGCGTCCGGTGCCCTCGACGACTCCTCCGGGCTCGCCAAGGACGACATCCAGTCCGAGCTTGACCGCCTCTCCGGTGGTACAGATGTAGAGCTGGAACTGCAGCGCATGAAGGCGGAGCTCGCCGGCGGATCCACCGCGAAGCAGGCCATCGAGCCCGGCCAGGGCACGCCCCAGGCCCAGCAGCCGCAGGACACCCCGCGCTTCGACAAGCAGTAG
- a CDS encoding class I SAM-dependent methyltransferase — protein sequence MARQLDEQIAARFPVGQRLRVLDVGMGQGTQALRLARAGHKVTGVEQDPEMIAAARAALAGEPEGIRGRVRIVEGDGHQTGVHFLPGSFDVVLCHGVLMYVDEPDALLAGLARMLAPGGLLSLLVRNAEALAMRPGLAGDWSGALAAFDSATYRNRLGIEARADRLDALTATLAGIAAPLQVWYGVRIFTDTVGDDPVLPPDAELESLLAAEERAGRIDPYRRVAALLHLCGVRD from the coding sequence GTGGCCCGGCAGCTCGACGAGCAGATAGCCGCCCGCTTCCCCGTGGGGCAGCGGCTGCGGGTCCTTGACGTCGGCATGGGCCAGGGGACGCAGGCGCTGCGTCTCGCCCGTGCCGGGCACAAGGTGACGGGCGTCGAGCAGGACCCCGAGATGATCGCCGCCGCGCGTGCGGCGCTCGCCGGGGAGCCCGAGGGCATCCGCGGCCGGGTGCGGATCGTCGAGGGCGACGGGCACCAGACCGGGGTGCACTTCCTGCCGGGCAGCTTCGACGTGGTGCTCTGCCACGGCGTCCTGATGTACGTCGACGAGCCCGACGCGCTGCTCGCCGGGCTCGCCAGGATGCTGGCTCCCGGCGGTCTCCTCTCGCTCCTGGTGCGCAACGCGGAGGCCCTCGCCATGCGGCCGGGCCTGGCCGGTGACTGGTCGGGGGCGCTCGCCGCGTTCGATTCCGCCACGTACCGCAACCGGCTCGGCATCGAGGCTCGCGCGGACCGGCTCGACGCGCTGACCGCCACGTTGGCGGGGATCGCGGCGCCGTTGCAGGTCTGGTACGGGGTGCGGATCTTCACGGACACCGTGGGCGACGACCCCGTCCTGCCGCCGGACGCGGAGCTGGAGTCGCTGCTCGCCGCGGAGGAGCGGGCCGGGCGGATCGATCCGTATCGGCGGGTCGCTGCTCTGCTGCATCTGTGTGGGGTGCGGGACTGA
- a CDS encoding class I SAM-dependent methyltransferase has translation MTTDAAQRVAERRPAYLAELARGTERFHEPRRTECPWCGSSRLRVRLRTTDLIQHKPGTFTLDQCEACAHSFQNPRLTPEGLDFYRKDFYDGLGGKAAEQLLGAASGDRRQLSRARALRAFDEPECWLDVGTGRARFPALAKQLLPYTSFDGLDPGDGVEEGVRRGRIEEGHRGTLTELAADLAGRYDAMSMFHYLEHRPDPREELRAARTVLRPGGHLMIEAPDPECRYTRLLGKWWVSYLQPQHLHFVPLENLEKELTELGFTVVGVERRAPHVPFDLATAVALLLDSRFPRADVPWRARPATPLQLKLRQAARWTSAPLVAAARGLDRALPPLLTRTGFSNAYRVIARRGDDT, from the coding sequence ATGACCACGGATGCCGCCCAGCGGGTCGCCGAGCGCCGCCCCGCCTACCTCGCCGAACTCGCCCGGGGCACCGAACGGTTCCACGAGCCGCGCCGCACCGAGTGCCCCTGGTGCGGCTCCTCGCGGCTGCGGGTCAGGCTGCGCACCACCGACCTCATCCAGCACAAGCCGGGCACCTTCACGCTCGACCAGTGCGAGGCCTGCGCCCACTCCTTCCAGAACCCCCGCCTCACCCCCGAGGGCCTGGACTTCTACCGCAAGGACTTCTACGACGGCCTCGGCGGCAAGGCGGCCGAGCAGCTCCTGGGTGCCGCGTCCGGCGACAGGCGCCAGCTCTCCCGCGCCCGCGCCCTGCGCGCCTTCGACGAGCCCGAGTGCTGGCTGGACGTCGGCACCGGCCGCGCCCGTTTCCCGGCCCTGGCCAAGCAACTGCTGCCGTACACCTCCTTCGACGGGCTCGACCCGGGCGACGGCGTCGAGGAGGGCGTGCGGCGCGGCCGCATCGAGGAGGGCCACCGCGGCACCCTCACCGAACTCGCCGCGGACCTCGCGGGCCGCTACGACGCGATGAGCATGTTCCACTACCTGGAGCACCGCCCCGACCCGCGCGAGGAGCTCAGGGCCGCCAGGACCGTGCTGCGCCCCGGCGGCCACCTGATGATCGAGGCCCCCGACCCCGAGTGCCGCTACACCCGGCTGCTCGGCAAGTGGTGGGTGTCCTACCTCCAGCCGCAGCACCTGCACTTCGTGCCGCTGGAGAACCTGGAGAAGGAGCTGACGGAGCTCGGCTTCACGGTCGTCGGCGTCGAACGCCGCGCGCCGCACGTGCCGTTCGACCTCGCGACGGCCGTGGCGCTGCTCCTCGACAGCCGCTTCCCCAGGGCCGACGTCCCCTGGCGGGCCAGGCCCGCGACGCCGCTCCAGCTCAAGCTGCGCCAGGCCGCGCGCTGGACCTCGGCGCCGCTGGTCGCCGCCGCCCGCGGCCTCGACAGGGCCCTGCCCCCGCTCCTCACCCGCACCGGCTTCTCCAACGCCTACCGGGTCATCGCGCGCAGGGGCGACGACACGTGA
- a CDS encoding adenosylcobinamide-GDP ribazoletransferase, whose amino-acid sequence MSRTSPADGIRFTFGTLTALPVHVTRWDRAAARAGMQWAPLAGLVIGLCSAAAGGALLALGAGPLLAAVATAAVPAALTRGLHLDGLADTADGLGSAKPADDALRIMKQSDIGPFGVITLLFVLLAQVAVLFQLYDASWARGAVAAVVSAVAARLALTLAARAGVPPARPEGLGAAVAGVVPRGRALLVAAVVVAAAGGAGALFGAYGAVRCAAAAVLACGAAELLLRHCVRRFGGVTGDVFGGLAETAATASLIVLALG is encoded by the coding sequence GTGTCCAGAACCTCCCCCGCCGACGGCATACGTTTCACCTTCGGCACCCTCACCGCGCTCCCCGTCCACGTCACCCGCTGGGACCGCGCGGCGGCCCGTGCGGGCATGCAGTGGGCGCCCCTGGCCGGTCTGGTGATCGGCCTGTGCTCGGCCGCCGCGGGCGGCGCGCTCCTCGCCCTCGGCGCGGGCCCCCTCCTCGCCGCCGTCGCGACCGCCGCGGTCCCCGCCGCCCTCACCCGCGGTCTGCACCTCGACGGCCTCGCCGACACCGCCGACGGCCTCGGCAGCGCCAAGCCCGCCGATGACGCGCTGCGCATCATGAAGCAGTCCGACATCGGCCCGTTCGGCGTCATCACGCTGCTCTTCGTCCTGCTCGCCCAGGTCGCGGTGCTCTTCCAGCTGTACGACGCCTCATGGGCCCGGGGCGCGGTGGCCGCCGTCGTCTCGGCGGTCGCGGCCCGTCTCGCCCTCACCCTGGCCGCCCGCGCGGGCGTGCCGCCGGCCCGTCCCGAGGGCCTCGGCGCCGCCGTCGCGGGCGTGGTCCCGCGCGGCCGCGCGCTGCTCGTCGCGGCCGTCGTGGTGGCCGCCGCGGGGGGCGCGGGGGCGCTCTTCGGGGCGTACGGCGCGGTGCGCTGCGCGGCCGCCGCTGTGCTGGCCTGCGGCGCCGCCGAACTGCTCCTGCGGCACTGCGTACGACGCTTCGGAGGCGTCACCGGGGACGTCTTCGGCGGCCTCGCGGAGACGGCGGCGACCGCCTCGCTGATCGTCCTCGCGCTCGGCTGA
- the cobT gene encoding nicotinate-nucleotide--dimethylbenzimidazole phosphoribosyltransferase, translated as MSSLNLDDFTDLIERPDGGVRRDAEERRARQVLPPGSLGRLDELGEWLSAAQSAVPVRPVERPRVVLFAGDHGVSELGVSARPAGGAADLVRSVLAGTSPVALLARRLDVPVRVVDMALDCDPGELPAEVAGHRVRRGSGRIDIEDALTAEEAEQAVRAGMAVADEEADSGTDLVVLGDISVGGTTPAATLIAALCGTDASVVTGRGGEAIDDLAWMRKCAAVRDSLRRARPVLGDQLELLAAVGGADLAAMTGFLLQCAVRRTPVILDGVVASAAALVAQRVAFRSPDWWLAGHDSGEPAQAKALDRMALEPLLNHGVKVGEGAGALLALPLVQAAAALSAELPERAEDKETEPQEAAAAESEQQG; from the coding sequence ATGAGCTCGCTGAATCTCGACGACTTCACCGACCTGATCGAGCGCCCCGACGGCGGGGTGCGCCGCGACGCCGAGGAGCGCAGGGCACGGCAGGTCCTGCCGCCCGGGTCCCTGGGCCGCCTCGACGAGCTCGGCGAGTGGCTCTCGGCGGCCCAGTCGGCGGTCCCCGTCCGCCCCGTCGAGCGGCCGCGCGTGGTGCTCTTCGCGGGCGACCACGGAGTCTCCGAACTCGGCGTATCGGCACGGCCCGCGGGCGGCGCCGCCGACCTCGTGCGCTCCGTGCTCGCGGGCACGAGCCCGGTCGCCCTGCTCGCGCGCCGCCTGGACGTGCCCGTCCGGGTCGTCGACATGGCGCTCGACTGCGACCCCGGCGAACTGCCCGCAGAGGTCGCGGGCCACCGGGTGCGGCGCGGCTCCGGGCGCATCGACATCGAGGACGCGCTGACCGCGGAGGAGGCCGAGCAGGCGGTGCGCGCGGGCATGGCCGTCGCCGACGAGGAGGCGGACTCCGGTACCGACCTGGTCGTACTCGGCGACATCAGCGTCGGCGGCACGACGCCCGCCGCGACGCTGATCGCCGCGCTCTGCGGCACCGACGCCTCCGTGGTGACGGGCCGCGGTGGCGAGGCCATCGACGACCTCGCGTGGATGCGCAAGTGCGCGGCGGTGCGGGACTCCCTGCGGCGGGCCAGGCCCGTGCTCGGCGACCAGCTGGAGCTGCTCGCCGCGGTGGGCGGGGCCGATCTGGCCGCGATGACCGGGTTCCTGCTGCAGTGCGCGGTGCGCCGTACGCCCGTGATCCTGGACGGCGTGGTGGCGTCCGCGGCCGCGCTGGTGGCCCAGCGGGTGGCCTTCCGGTCGCCCGACTGGTGGCTCGCGGGGCACGACAGCGGGGAGCCCGCGCAGGCCAAGGCGCTGGACCGGATGGCTCTCGAGCCGCTCCTGAACCACGGGGTCAAGGTCGGCGAGGGCGCGGGGGCGCTGCTCGCGCTGCCGCTCGTACAGGCCGCGGCGGCGCTCTCGGCCGAGCTGCCGGAGCGGGCCGAGGACAAGGAGACCGAGCCGCAGGAGGCCGCCGCCGCGGAGTCCGAGCAGCAGGGATAG